TAGGCCTATGTTGCACTTACAGCACGCAATAATGGGGCTCTTTCTCAAGTGTGCTATGACAGGCATAGCAGCAAAATGTACAACATACCAGTGCTGGCAGCCTCTTGGTTGTCTTGATGCTTTTTCACTTTAGCATGGCTGATCAGAACAGCTTCTACATGTTGTTAACGTCATAAGTTTTGGTGCAGAGATACATCTAGCGTGAGTAAGGTCTGCCTCTCTCTAAAGTCATTTTATGTTCAAAGCAATACATTATTAAATACAAACTTCCCAAGCATTTGCAGATAAGCAAACTTCTCGCACTTTCTAACTTTACTTGCTCATTAGACTTTCCCAATGCCAACTAGCTGCATACGCCAATCATTCGACACTAGTAATGTTTCGGTGGTCATGAAGTGCAGCACTACATTGTAAATTGGTAATACAAGAAACAGATTTCGTGtaacataaaatgtgttttgggatttttatgaacatattttaTACAAAAATAGTATATTCAAAACTTTTCAAAAACATTCTGTCAATTCCAAatcatttccaggcctggaaaacagtcTAATTGCATAGCTTTTCTAGGAATTTCACAACTGTGTGAACAAAAATGTACATCAGAATAATGGAGCTTCAGAATTAGATAAATATTAACTTCAAGGGAATATAATATTTAATTGACCCGGTCTGGAGTGTACAGAGTGTATGTCTTTGCTCTCAGTACCTGTACTGGTCATAGACCCCAGGGCAGTAGAGCAAGGCAGTGAGGAGGTATTGGTTCGGACACACGCTCTGCAGCACCAGGGTGATCCCGTACAAGGACGTCAACAGGAAGAGGACGAGCGTAAGCAGGAAGCTGCGGTGATTGGCCTGCCCCACACAGCTGTTTATCCTACCCAGGCACCCACGGAGGggacgcacaaacacacaagtacacacacaggcagacagaacATGGTACTGAGACCCCAGGGTTTCACTACACACATGCAGGACCACACGTATAAGTGTAGGAGAGGATAATGGCGATGAACTGTTCACTTGTAGCTGAAGTTGACACAACATACAAATATGGTTAATAAAGACacagcaggtgtgaacaggACAAACACTCATTCAGTCTGAGCTGATTACATATCCTGGAAAGAAAGACAGTCGCTTAAGGGCATTGTTTTGAAAGTTAGAAGGACTTCTTTTAGatttattgcattgtttgtGCTGGAAAGAGGAGCAGGTGACAGACAAGgaaatgtcagtgtttgagATGTGAGACAAAGTGGAAGAAACAGTGATGACAGGCCGAGTGAGAGGCATTTTAATGGAACCAACCAGACACAGTGGTGGTCGAGACGCAGCACGCAGACACCACAGATCCGACAATGTCCCGCCCTTGGGGGCCGCACCACCCTGCACACCGGACACCAGTTTCTTCGGCTGGTTTCCTTCTGCTCCATCCCTGCATGCTCCGGTGATCCCGCCCGGTTGGATACTGTCATCGTCACATCCTGCCTCCCGCCGTTGACGGCAGGGTCCCTGTCTGCCAGAGGGCTGTAGTATGTCACCGTGCTGTGAACGGACTCTTGGTTTGGCCGCACAATGCCAGGTTCTCTTTTGGTGTGGAAAAGGGCTGCCAGTGTGAGTATGACTCCTAAGGTTACCATCACTAACTGGACCAGGCCAACATCCCCGCGGGGAAACACCTCAGTGATGAACAAGTAGTACATGTACGCCAGGGAGAAGAGGGCCAGGCTGAGGAAGAAGAGTGTCTGTCCCTTCTTGCGATGGGTGAAGTAATAGTACCACAGCACCAGGCCGGGCAGAGCTGTCAGAGTCACCATGCCGAGCAGGAAGTGGAGGGCAGCGAGGTGCAGCAGGACAGGAAGGAGAATAAGAGGAGGGATGACGGACAGTTCCACTTTTCGGGCTCCACCCCACAGCCAGGGCACACGAATACGGTCTGTGACAACTGCGGCCAAACTTGACAGGGACTCAGGCTTCTGAGGCTCCCTCTTCAGAAACCTGAAtgggtaagaaaaaaaaaacaattattcaTAAATTGGTA
This is a stretch of genomic DNA from Epinephelus fuscoguttatus linkage group LG21, E.fuscoguttatus.final_Chr_v1. It encodes these proteins:
- the zdhhc23b gene encoding palmitoyltransferase ZDHHC23-B, whose translation is MKKRANKVLEEEETLCCCEYVNRLGERSHVAACCCDCEDLDDACDRFLKREPQKPESLSSLAAVVTDRIRVPWLWGGARKVELSVIPPLILLPVLLHLAALHFLLGMVTLTALPGLVLWYYYFTHRKKGQTLFFLSLALFSLAYMYYLFITEVFPRGDVGLVQLVMVTLGVILTLAALFHTKREPGIVRPNQESVHSTVTYYSPLADRDPAVNGGRQDVTMTVSNRAGSPEHAGMEQKETSRRNWCPVCRVVRPPRAGHCRICGVCVLRLDHHCVWINSCVGQANHRSFLLTLVLFLLTSLYGITLVLQSVCPNQYLLTALLYCPGVYDQYSTALCFTCVWYSSIVTCGLLHLLLVQVINVSYNVTEREARTALRDKTARSSCWGLIVDTGVYSRGFRGNWAEFMTMGDKLSPPSPVPTDLVALLGVGLQENTYETE